In the genome of bacterium, the window ATGAAATCTCCACTCTCTACACCGTTTAAATATTTTTCTTTTTGAGCGGCATTTCCCGAAATCGAAATGGGGAAGCTTCCCAGACCCTGAATGGCAAATAGCAAATCTCCCAGCGCAGATTTTTGGGCGATCGCATACCGTAGAAAACAAAGGTTGCGAACCGTGGGAGCAGGTGTCAGGTAGTGAATCAATCCGGCGGTTCCCATCTCTTTGATGAGTTTCCTGCAGAAAGACAGTTCCTCATTCTCTGCTGTCCACTTTTCCTCTTTAAAAAATGCATCCACCTGCTTTTGGATTTCCTGGAATTCGGGTGGCAGAGGGCTGATCATAAGAATTTCGGGGTTCTTTTTTGCATGAATGCGTCATAGCCTTCTTTGAAGTCCGGATGGAGCATGCATTTCGCTTGCGCTGTTGCTTCCGCTTCCAGGACTTCCTTCAGGCGGGGTAAAGATTCCGAATTTAACTGCTGTTTGGTGACGGCCAGGCCATTCGCCGGTCCGGCAGCGAGACGCGTAGCGAGTTCTGCTGTAATGTCGGAAAGCTGATCGGTTGGAACAACGCGGTGATACAAACCGATCCGGTAAGCTTCTTCCGCTGAAATGAAATCACCGGTCATCAGCAGCTCGGTTGCTTTTGTAAGTCCTACGATTTTCGGCAGAATATAACAGGCGCCCATGTCCGCGCCGGAAAGACCAACCCGCACAAATAGGAAGGCGATTCGCGCGCCTTCTGCCGCGATGCGAAAATCGGAAGACATCGCGAGAATTGCGCCGGCCCCTGCTGTCACACCATTCAAGCATGCAATGATGGGTTTCAGCAAGGAGCGCATGTTCCAAACAAGTTCACATGTCATGCGCGTGAATTGCAGCAATTCTGCTGCATCTGCAGCTAATAAGCTACCAATAATGTTGCGCACATCTCCACCGCTGCAAAAAGCTTTACCGCGGCCCGACAGAATCACCACACGAACGGAATCCTCAGTCTGTAGCTCAATGAAACATTGATTCAGCTCGCGGTAAACGTCGAAAGTAAGGGCGTTGTAAGCTTCCGGCCGGCTCAAAACGATCTGCGCGATGCCATCCGCGATGTGGAGCTCGAAGCTTTCAGGCGCCATCATGGCAATACAGCCGTTGCCTCAATTTCTACCAGCGCTCTCTCTTCCAGCAAATCTTTGACGATCAGAAGACTCATGGCCGGGAAATGTTTTCCCATGACGGCTTGATAACGCAGGCCGATCTCTTTGCGCCGGTTCAAATAATCCTGTTTGTCTTTGATAAAAATTGTAAACCGTCCGATGTTTTCTGGTTTCCCACCGGCATCTTCTACGACCGCGACTATATTTCGAAGCGCTTGTTCGAATTGATTCGCGAGGCCGTCCGCGACGTTTCCATTTTTATCCCAGCCGATTTGACCGGACACAAAAAGGAGGTTTCCGGATGCGGCTAAGCCGTGATTGTATCCGCGCGGAGCAGCCAACGATTCTGGATTGAAGATCTTCACTATGTAGTCTCCCCTCCACATAAGGAAATCGCTTGTCCGTTGATCGCTTCGTTTTCAATCACAAATTGAACCGCGTGTGCGACTTCTTCGACAGTCACAAAACGTTTTTGAGGATTTAGGTTGCGGAATGAATCCACAATTTGCTCAGTGGTCTTGTCCGTCTTTTCAGCGATTAGCTTTGCGTGTTCCCGGAGCATAGGGGTGTCCACAAAGGATGGACAGATTGCATTGACCGTTATCCCATTTCGCGCATGTTCCAGTGCCAGCGACCGGGTGAGTCCGATCACCGCGTGTTTGGAAGCAACATAAGCGGAAATGTATCGACCGCCGATTTTTCCCGCAGTGGAGGCTATGTTGAGAATGCGACCCCATTTGTTTTCCACCATGCCGGGGAGAAAGGATTTCGTGCAGTAAAAAATGCTCTTCACATTTAAATTGAAATGCCAATCCCAATCTTCTTCACTCAACTTTAGAAAGAGATCGGTACGAACACCACCCGCATTATTGATCAGGATGTCGAGCTTGCCTATTTGGGATCGCATTTTTTCGACCTGCGCTTTGTCGGTGACGTCACATCGAATATCGGCTTTGCCGCTGCGCGCGCAAGTAATGACCTCATAGCCAGCATTTCGCAAATGAGATGCGATCGCCGCTCCAATCCCTATTGTGCCTCCGGTAACTAAAGTTTTTCGCATGTATGTTTATTCTACCTTCAATTCGGCCAGCTGGTTTTTTATTTGCGGTTGATTGGGATCCAGATTCAGCGACATTTTCCACTCGGAAGCGGCGTCGCTGCGGCGCCCCATCTTCATGTACACCAGAGCAAGATTGTTGTGCGCTTTTGGATTTGTCGGATCGAGCCGGACAGCTAATTGCAATTCTTTCAGCGCGCGGTCGACGTCTCCTTTCATTCCCAGGAGGGCTCCGAGGTTGGAATGAGCAATTGCTAAATCGGGATTCAGTTCGATGGCTCGAATGAAAGCCCTCATTGCTTCCTCGGTTCGTCCGGATTCAGCCAGCAAGCGACCCAAACGATTTTGGTCGCCCGCGCTTTCCGTTAGTTGAATGCTTTCGCGAAGCTGTGCGATGGCGGCGGATGTGTTTCCAAGATCGGCGAAGCGAAGCCCTAACTGGCTCCGAATCTCGGCCAGATCCTCGCCGATTTTTTCGGCCTTCAAATATTCCTGCATTGTCGGTCCTTTGCTTCCGCCTGTATTCAGATTGTCCCCGCGGCTCAAATGATAGGTTGCAAGCACCGCGCGATTCCGGTCATCCAGGTAGAAAGAGGGAGGGGAATTGACATATTTCTCCAATCGAAGTTTTTGGAAATCGATGGGAGGCGTTGGCGTCACATTACTTTTTGGCGCAAGCAAATAAAGAACACCGTAAGGCACCTGAGCGTAGCCCGGAACCGTTTCTTCTGTTACGCGTTGCGCCAGCATTACGTTCTTTTTGCCGGGTAGAAATTTCTCCAGCTGAATCGCCGGAGAATCCGGGTTGACTCCGTCGCGCAATGTGCTGACTCCGTCATCCCTATGCACCCAGACGTTCAGGTCCTTCCGTTTCTTTTCAACCGCTGTCAGGTAGAGCACGGAAAACGTCGCGTCCGTTTGCGGAAGAACAAGAGTCGCATTCTCCGGCGCCGTTTCGAGCAGATCAATTCCGTAATCAAGCGCGATTGTGTTACCGGATCGATCGCTGACATGGAAGTTCGAAATCAAAGGAACAATTGCAAGGACCGGTAACGAGAGCGAGTATTTGGAAGGAATCGTTGAGAATAGCCAGAACGTCCAGAAAGCGGCGATCAAGACAATCGGAATGTAATAAACATCAATCTCCCAGGGGATGTTGTAGTTGATTGCATAGAGAAGAGACAGGACTGCGGGAACCATCGTAACGATAAAGAGCCGCTTATTCTTTTTGAACAGCAGGAACGCTCCTGCCACTGGTAAGATCGAAAGCCATGGCGAGAATTGTTGAAACAGAAGCGCAAATCCATTCCGCGCATTTTGCAAAACTTCAGACAAAGGCAGACTGAACATCCGTCCACGATACTGGGAAGCGGTCAAATAGGCGACCAGATTTCTGAAGTTTTCCGGGTTTCCCCAATCAAGAGCCGGATTTGCCTTTGAGCGCAGGAAAGGATACAAGTGCAACAATAATGCGCCGAAGAAAGCAACGATTGCTTTGCCGGCGTCTTCAAAGCGGATTCTATCGCGCTGCGGAGAGCGCAACAGGAAGAAAATCCATCCAGGCAAGAACAAAGCTTGCAAAGGGTGCACAGTCAGTCCCAGACCTGCAAATAGTCCCACAGGCCACAGGGCGCCTCCGCCTTCCCAGCGAATGAGAGTGTAGAACACGCAGACAAGAATGAGCGCGTTCAGAGTATAAACTTCTGCGATGACTGCTTGAGACCAGAAAGTCTGTGAAAAAGCAAGCAGCAATGCTGCTGCAGCTGCGGCAAAACGCCGAGAAGGGCCAAGAAGCGTTCTGCACAGAACATAAAACATTGCAGCGGCAGCGGCCCCGCATACCGCAGAAAAAAAGTTTACACGAAAAGCGGAATTGCCAAACGGGATCAGATAAGTGAAGATCTTTCCAAGGATGCAAAACAAC includes:
- a CDS encoding enoyl-CoA hydratase family protein, whose translation is MMAPESFELHIADGIAQIVLSRPEAYNALTFDVYRELNQCFIELQTEDSVRVVILSGRGKAFCSGGDVRNIIGSLLAADAAELLQFTRMTCELVWNMRSLLKPIIACLNGVTAGAGAILAMSSDFRIAAEGARIAFLFVRVGLSGADMGACYILPKIVGLTKATELLMTGDFISAEEAYRIGLYHRVVPTDQLSDITAELATRLAAGPANGLAVTKQQLNSESLPRLKEVLEAEATAQAKCMLHPDFKEGYDAFMQKRTPKFL
- a CDS encoding RidA family protein, which produces MKIFNPESLAAPRGYNHGLAASGNLLFVSGQIGWDKNGNVADGLANQFEQALRNIVAVVEDAGGKPENIGRFTIFIKDKQDYLNRRKEIGLRYQAVMGKHFPAMSLLIVKDLLEERALVEIEATAVLP
- a CDS encoding SDR family oxidoreductase, with the translated sequence MRKTLVTGGTIGIGAAIASHLRNAGYEVITCARSGKADIRCDVTDKAQVEKMRSQIGKLDILINNAGGVRTDLFLKLSEEDWDWHFNLNVKSIFYCTKSFLPGMVENKWGRILNIASTAGKIGGRYISAYVASKHAVIGLTRSLALEHARNGITVNAICPSFVDTPMLREHAKLIAEKTDKTTEQIVDSFRNLNPQKRFVTVEEVAHAVQFVIENEAINGQAISLCGGETT
- a CDS encoding DUF2723 domain-containing protein, producing MGRASRRKQSTSESKPQSTSAPSAELQAYPLDTADWPLVSVIAIGSLTVYARTLCPTIFTSGAGENVTAVVTLGVPHPPGFPLFCILGKIFTYLIPFGNSAFRVNFFSAVCGAAAAAMFYVLCRTLLGPSRRFAAAAAALLLAFSQTFWSQAVIAEVYTLNALILVCVFYTLIRWEGGGALWPVGLFAGLGLTVHPLQALFLPGWIFFLLRSPQRDRIRFEDAGKAIVAFFGALLLHLYPFLRSKANPALDWGNPENFRNLVAYLTASQYRGRMFSLPLSEVLQNARNGFALLFQQFSPWLSILPVAGAFLLFKKNKRLFIVTMVPAVLSLLYAINYNIPWEIDVYYIPIVLIAAFWTFWLFSTIPSKYSLSLPVLAIVPLISNFHVSDRSGNTIALDYGIDLLETAPENATLVLPQTDATFSVLYLTAVEKKRKDLNVWVHRDDGVSTLRDGVNPDSPAIQLEKFLPGKKNVMLAQRVTEETVPGYAQVPYGVLYLLAPKSNVTPTPPIDFQKLRLEKYVNSPPSFYLDDRNRAVLATYHLSRGDNLNTGGSKGPTMQEYLKAEKIGEDLAEIRSQLGLRFADLGNTSAAIAQLRESIQLTESAGDQNRLGRLLAESGRTEEAMRAFIRAIELNPDLAIAHSNLGALLGMKGDVDRALKELQLAVRLDPTNPKAHNNLALVYMKMGRRSDAASEWKMSLNLDPNQPQIKNQLAELKVE